Proteins from one Mercurialis annua linkage group LG7, ddMerAnnu1.2, whole genome shotgun sequence genomic window:
- the LOC126655489 gene encoding uncharacterized protein LOC126655489, whose product MLKATLQGLVYYNGVWDKDLNYSNYKVKGIIIKEDINFQKLKEMIAGILKVNHWETELEMKYRLEDSYQILEVEDNDSLQFYIELKKKEMRVTKFPLCVTNKVCEEQWQSPEPESFNSATMIEGQSENMISSETTMDIVKYAEILGEQNSKEEEKAERTPEDISMVTEPSIKDIYVGQIFKDKKIMITSFCFYTIANHFQYKVSKSCPKEYIVNCLDDNCKWTVRASRDGKTSMFIVRRVNNIHICPPEIRMEDKRQATSSIIGEYIKTKFLDVKTIYTPSDIIADIQKDFGVILSYNRAWRSKGKALDQIRGNPCDSYSILPKFQHMLLQTNPGSVVDIQTTDGKFEYVFMALDASIKGWKYCRPVIVVDATFLKSTYRGMLLTASTQDGNGKIFPLAFAVVDSENHASWEYFFAKLLETFGRRAGLCIVSDRHDSISEAVKNIFPEASHGICAYHLLNNVKLKFGKKTNAKALRECFYGAAKSYSVQSFDYFMGQLDAINVAIRPYLEKIGVKKWARSHCKDNRFSTMTSNIAESMNAAIKAARELPVATLLEYLRFLTQKWTYTNRNAAICTMTKLTSKAENDLRDNYAISLRMKASTSVTNVHDVQDGEKTFIVKLREKNCTCGRFQIDEMPCPHTLAILSSLHLDPYQYCSKFFTKENLLAMYDGVVYPMPSQNNWDIPTEIERIEILPTIGKIPAGRPKKRRINGPAETVNPSKCGRCDQRGHNRKTCRNLPK is encoded by the exons ATGT TAAAAGCAACACTTCAAGGTCTTGTATACTACAATGGAGTATGGGATAAAGATTTAAATTACTCCAACTATAAGGTGAAAGGAATAATAATAAAGGAAgacataaactttcaaaaacTGAAGGAAATGATAGCTGGAATACTGAAGGTAAACCACTGGGAAACAGAGCTGGAAATGAAATATCGCTTAGAAGACAGCTACCAGATTTTAGAAGTTGAAGACAATGACAGCCTACAATTCTACATTGaactaaaaaaaaaggaaatgcgAGTAACCAAATTTCCTTTGTGTGTTACTAACAAAGTATGCGAAGAACAGTGGCAATCACCGGAACCTGAAAGCTTCAATTCTGCCACAATGATTGAAGGACAGTCAGAAAATATGATCTCCAGTGAAACAACAATGGATATTGTCAAATATGCTGAAATTTTGGGAGAACAGAATagcaaagaagaagaaaaagctgAGAGAACACCAGAAGACATCTCAATGGTCACTGAACCTAGTATAAAGGATATATATGTCGGGCAGATCTTTAAGGATAAAAAGATCATGATAACTAGTTTTTGTTTTTACACAATTGCTAACCACTTTCAATATAAAGTGAGTAAATCATGCCCGAAGGAATATATAGTCAATTGCTTAGACGACAATTGCAAGTGGACTGTAAGAGCCTCAAGAGATGGAAAGACAAGTATGTTTATTGTTAGAAGAGTGAATAACATCCACATCTGTCCACCAGAAATTAGAATGGAAGACAAACGGCAAGCTACATCATCAATAATTGGggaatatataaaaacaaagttTTTGGAtgttaaaacaatttatacCCCATCAGACATAATTGCAGACATACAAAAAGATTTTGGGGTGATTTTGAGTTACAATAGGGCATGGAGATCAAAAGGAAAGGCGCTAGATCAGATTAGAGGTAATCCATGTGACTCATATTCTATTTTGCCAAAATTTCAACACATGCTTTTACAAACTAATCCGGGGTCAGTAGTAGATATACAGACAACCGATGGAAAATTTGAATATGTTTTTATGGCTCTCGATGCATCCATAAAAGGTTGGAAGTACTGTAGGCCAGTGATTGTAGTCGATGCGACATTTTTAAAATCAACCTATCGTGGAATGCTATTGACAGCATCCACCCAAGATGGGAATGGTAAGATTTTTCCACTAGCATTTGCTGTTGTTGATTCTGAAAATCATGCTTCTTGGGAATACTTTTTTGCAAAATTACTGGAAACTTTTGGTCGGAGGGCTGGATTGTGTATAGTATCAGATAGGCACGATAGCATATCTGAGGCAGTCAAAAACATTTTTCCAGAAGCAAGTCATGGAATTTGTGCATACCATTTACTAAACAATGTTAAACTAAAGTTCGGAaagaaaacaaatgcaaaagcgTTGAGAGAGTGTTTCTATGGAGCTGCAAAGTCTTACTCAGTTCAGTCTTTTGACTATTTCATGGGACAACTAGATGCTATAAATGTTGCAATTCGACCCTATCTGGAAAAAATTGGGGTCAAAAAATGGGCAAGATCACATTGCAAAGACAATAGGTTCTCAACAATGACTTCAAATATAGCCGAATCTATGAATGCAGCTATCAAAGCAGCTAGGGAGTTACCAGTAGCGACACTTCTTGAATATTTGAGATTCTTGACGCAAAAATGGACTTACACGAATAGAAATGCCGCAATCTGTACAATGACTAAGTTGACAAGCAAAGCAGAAAATGATCTCAGAGATAACTATGCAATTTCTTTGAGAATGAAG GCTTCAACATCAGTTACTAATGTGCATGATGTGCAAGATGGTGAAAAGACATTTATAGTGAAACTGAGAGAAAAGAACTGTACATGTGGCAGATTTCAAATTGATGAGATGCCATGTCCACATACACTTGCAATATTATCCTCACTACACCTAGATCCTTATCAATACTGCTCTAAATTCTTCACCAAAGAGAATCTGCTTGCAATGTATGATGGAGTTGTGTATCCA